A genome region from Alicyclobacillus acidocaldarius subsp. acidocaldarius DSM 446 includes the following:
- the secF gene encoding protein translocase subunit SecF yields MKPRFDIIRASRWFFLLSGAITVAGVIVFALFGFNLSTDFKSGSEVQFELNQRVPEARVRQMFASIGLPLGDTSLTVGGIQQNVVMVTLPEQLTAKQISEIQAAEHRFFPDAKQDIQVNSVDPFVAEQTARKAVYAVLAAAACIVVYIAIRFEFRFAISGIIALLHDAFIVLAAFALLRREVDLTFVAALLTIVGYSINDTIVIFDRIRENLKIDKPETVDELRAVVNKSLWQVMNRSIRTVLTVLIAAVILYFFGGISIRNFTFALIIGLVSGAYSSIFIASPIWVAWRSRSMKKATRGDKAAPIPE; encoded by the coding sequence GTGAAGCCAAGGTTTGATATCATCCGGGCGAGTCGCTGGTTCTTTTTGCTGTCCGGGGCCATCACGGTGGCCGGCGTGATCGTCTTCGCCCTTTTCGGCTTCAACCTGAGCACGGATTTCAAATCGGGATCCGAGGTCCAGTTTGAGCTCAATCAGCGGGTGCCCGAGGCTCGGGTGCGCCAGATGTTTGCATCCATTGGGCTGCCGCTTGGCGACACGAGCCTGACGGTGGGCGGCATTCAGCAGAATGTCGTGATGGTCACGTTGCCCGAGCAGCTCACGGCGAAGCAGATCAGCGAGATTCAAGCTGCGGAACACCGGTTTTTCCCTGACGCGAAGCAGGATATTCAGGTCAACTCGGTCGATCCGTTTGTCGCAGAACAGACGGCTCGCAAAGCGGTGTACGCCGTGCTCGCCGCGGCTGCGTGCATCGTCGTGTACATCGCCATTCGCTTTGAGTTCCGCTTCGCCATCTCGGGGATCATTGCGCTCCTTCACGACGCGTTCATCGTGCTTGCGGCGTTTGCCCTGCTTCGACGCGAGGTGGATTTGACCTTTGTGGCTGCGCTTCTGACGATTGTGGGATACTCCATTAACGATACGATCGTCATCTTCGACCGTATTCGCGAGAACCTGAAGATCGACAAACCGGAAACGGTCGACGAACTGCGGGCGGTCGTCAACAAGAGCCTCTGGCAGGTGATGAACCGATCCATACGCACGGTTCTCACGGTGCTCATCGCGGCCGTCATCCTCTATTTCTTTGGCGGCATCTCCATCCGCAACTTCACGTTTGCGCTCATCATCGGGCTGGTGAGCGGGGCGTATTCGTCCATCTTCATCGCGAGCCCCATATGGGTGGCGTGGCGATCTCGCTCGATGAAGAAGGCCACTCGCGGCGACAAAGCCGCACCGATTCCGGAGTGA
- the secD gene encoding protein translocase subunit SecD, protein MKWGRLLAFLAMVVVVLGLTISTGPKIWKSIPLGLDLKGGVDLLYAVDTPKGHPLDSTGKAALVRAIEMRVNSLGVSSPIIQLEGRNQLGQDQIRVEVAGVKNQQEAVSVIGATAQLAIYGSAKIDPKTGKIVPVGPPLATGADLKSNAHWVVDQQTGQNAVAIEFKNASLWTSITKRYLQKPIYVFLNGQLLTNPVVEQVMYTGQSEISGGNLTTPQACIDLANELNAGALPYPLTLESETSVGPTLGATSLHRTLIAGVIAVVLIFAFMIAAYRMAGLIADIALVAYGYLTLLTFAGLHVVLTLSGLAALILGVGIAVDANIITYERIKDEVRNGRSLRSAVRIGNKNAFRTIVDSNATTFIAGLIMYIFGGEGDVRGFAVALMVGIIVSLLTAVLFARAMLLTFTAAQAVKNPWWYGAPRGVVKSREAKV, encoded by the coding sequence ATGAAATGGGGGCGCCTCTTGGCGTTTCTCGCGATGGTGGTTGTCGTACTCGGCCTCACCATCAGCACAGGTCCAAAGATATGGAAATCAATACCTCTCGGCCTCGATTTGAAGGGTGGCGTGGACCTGCTCTATGCAGTGGATACACCGAAGGGCCATCCACTCGACAGCACGGGCAAAGCGGCGCTCGTTCGCGCGATTGAAATGCGCGTGAACTCGCTCGGCGTGTCGTCGCCCATCATTCAACTCGAGGGCCGCAATCAACTCGGACAAGATCAGATTCGCGTGGAAGTCGCGGGCGTGAAGAATCAACAGGAGGCCGTGAGTGTCATTGGCGCCACGGCGCAGCTCGCCATCTACGGGAGCGCCAAGATTGACCCCAAGACCGGAAAGATTGTCCCGGTTGGGCCACCGCTTGCGACCGGAGCGGACCTCAAGTCGAATGCCCACTGGGTGGTGGATCAACAGACGGGTCAGAACGCCGTCGCGATCGAGTTCAAGAACGCGAGCCTCTGGACAAGCATCACCAAGCGGTATTTGCAGAAACCCATCTACGTGTTTCTCAACGGCCAGTTGCTGACCAACCCGGTCGTCGAGCAGGTGATGTACACAGGGCAGAGCGAGATTTCTGGTGGCAATCTGACCACGCCGCAGGCGTGCATCGATCTCGCCAATGAACTCAATGCGGGCGCCTTGCCCTATCCGCTCACGCTCGAAAGCGAGACGAGCGTCGGGCCCACGCTTGGGGCCACCAGTCTGCACCGGACGCTCATCGCGGGCGTCATCGCAGTGGTACTCATCTTCGCGTTCATGATCGCCGCGTATCGCATGGCGGGGCTGATTGCCGACATCGCATTGGTGGCGTACGGCTACCTCACACTCCTGACGTTCGCCGGCCTGCACGTCGTGTTGACGCTGTCGGGGCTTGCTGCCCTCATCCTTGGCGTCGGCATCGCCGTGGATGCGAATATCATTACGTATGAGCGAATCAAAGATGAGGTGCGAAACGGGCGCAGCCTGCGATCCGCCGTGCGCATCGGCAATAAGAACGCGTTTCGCACCATCGTCGACTCCAATGCGACCACGTTCATCGCAGGTCTCATCATGTATATCTTCGGCGGCGAAGGCGATGTCCGCGGATTCGCTGTGGCGCTGATGGTGGGCATCATCGTGAGCCTTTTGACGGCCGTGCTGTTTGCCCGGGCAATGTTGTTGACGTTCACGGCGGCGCAGGCGGTCAAGAATCCTTGGTGGTACGGCGCGCCGAGAGGGGTGGTGAAGAGCCGTGAAGCCAAGGTTTGA
- a CDS encoding post-transcriptional regulator, with protein sequence MAVDDPLMHPELRPYADQLKLLCEAKVEEFRLMGYDTIDVDSFWAYICTKLPRPLSLHRLVDVVLSAKPNDYMTYVTLGALRGDLGTPDDV encoded by the coding sequence ATGGCGGTGGACGATCCATTGATGCACCCGGAGCTTCGGCCCTACGCGGATCAGCTGAAATTGCTTTGTGAGGCGAAGGTCGAAGAGTTCCGCCTCATGGGCTATGACACGATCGATGTCGACTCATTTTGGGCCTACATCTGCACAAAACTGCCCAGGCCGCTGTCGCTGCACCGCCTGGTGGACGTGGTGTTGTCCGCCAAGCCCAACGACTATATGACGTATGTGACACTCGGCGCCCTGCGCGGGGATCTCGGTACGCCGGATGACGTTTGA
- the spoVB gene encoding stage V sporulation protein B: protein MSRQTFLQGALVLMIAGIVTRIMGFIYRIVLTRLIGAEAMGLFQIVFPILGLALTFVTMGFPLAIAKLVAEAVAKRDVDRVRRVMRISSACVLTSAALCMGVMYAFRHVVAQYWLTDPRAYPTYLAMIPVVGVIAVASLYRGYFQGIQDMTPTAWASILEQSVRIISIWALAAYFVRFSLAYAAMAAMVGMVLGELSGLLFLIWQQRRRARMDQVVPEPAYARTSEPMRATLRAITQLSLPVTASRLIWSLLSATEPILVLRALGMAGVPLKQATALYGAYSGMAIPLLVFPTVVTSSLATNLVPAVAEAQASGNVERIRHRLSQSITVTAMVSFPASIVFTFFAAPLTRAIYGDAHVGPMLAIMAPFVFMLCLQSPLTGILQGLNRAGTAMVNSIVGGVARLAVILVLATRPSLGILGVSIATAFSFTLTAALHLIAVVREIGFQMRTTSVVRIGVASAAMLAYMLLITFRAGSSLSGSALLLALVGGLMLYFALLCSLRVLTSRAVERVPKVGPWLAAVVRHLPFAI from the coding sequence TTGAGCCGCCAAACGTTCCTGCAAGGCGCGCTGGTGCTCATGATTGCCGGCATCGTGACGCGCATCATGGGATTTATATACCGAATCGTATTGACGCGCCTCATCGGCGCAGAGGCCATGGGCCTGTTTCAAATCGTCTTTCCCATTTTGGGGCTTGCGCTCACCTTTGTCACGATGGGGTTTCCGCTAGCCATCGCGAAACTGGTGGCCGAGGCAGTGGCCAAGCGAGACGTGGACCGCGTTCGCCGCGTCATGCGCATCTCCTCCGCATGTGTACTGACATCCGCCGCCCTCTGCATGGGCGTCATGTACGCGTTCCGTCACGTCGTCGCGCAATACTGGCTCACCGACCCAAGAGCGTACCCCACGTATCTCGCCATGATCCCCGTGGTGGGCGTGATTGCCGTGGCAAGCCTATACCGCGGCTATTTCCAGGGAATTCAGGACATGACCCCGACCGCGTGGGCGTCCATCCTGGAGCAATCCGTGCGCATCATCAGCATATGGGCATTGGCCGCATATTTCGTGCGGTTCTCGTTGGCATATGCCGCGATGGCGGCGATGGTCGGGATGGTTCTGGGTGAGCTGTCCGGACTCTTGTTTCTCATCTGGCAGCAGCGGCGGCGCGCGCGCATGGATCAGGTCGTGCCAGAACCTGCGTACGCGCGCACATCGGAGCCGATGCGAGCGACGCTCCGGGCCATCACGCAGCTGTCGCTGCCCGTCACCGCGAGCCGGCTCATCTGGTCGCTCTTGTCGGCAACCGAACCCATCCTGGTCCTGCGCGCGCTGGGGATGGCGGGCGTGCCGCTCAAGCAGGCCACGGCCTTGTACGGCGCGTATTCGGGCATGGCCATTCCGCTGCTCGTCTTCCCGACCGTGGTGACGTCCTCGCTCGCAACAAACCTGGTGCCGGCCGTGGCGGAGGCCCAAGCGTCGGGGAACGTGGAACGGATTCGACACCGGCTGTCGCAGAGCATTACCGTCACGGCGATGGTCTCGTTTCCGGCCTCCATCGTCTTCACCTTTTTTGCGGCGCCGCTCACCAGGGCCATCTATGGAGACGCTCACGTCGGCCCGATGTTGGCCATCATGGCGCCTTTTGTGTTCATGCTCTGCCTTCAATCGCCTTTGACGGGGATTTTACAAGGGCTCAACCGCGCGGGAACGGCGATGGTCAACTCCATCGTGGGCGGCGTGGCGCGGCTGGCCGTCATCCTGGTGCTCGCCACACGCCCTTCGCTCGGCATTCTCGGCGTGAGCATCGCCACCGCGTTTTCGTTCACGCTCACCGCCGCGCTTCACCTGATCGCCGTCGTTCGGGAAATCGGATTTCAGATGCGGACCACCTCCGTCGTGCGCATTGGCGTCGCCTCCGCCGCGATGCTCGCGTACATGCTCCTGATCACGTTCCGGGCAGGCTCGTCCCTTTCTGGGTCAGCTCTCCTGCTGGCGCTCGTGGGCGGACTGATGCTCTACTTCGCGCTGCTCTGCTCGCTCCGCGTCCTCACCTCGCGCGCCGTCGAGCGCGTGCCCAAGGTGGGACCCTGGCTTGCCGCGGTCGTCCGGCATCTTCCGTTCGCGATCTGA
- a CDS encoding sensor domain-containing diguanylate cyclase, translating to MAEGIPLKRQTVYSLIVGIFGCGTALVGLPELRSVNIWFFIVMLALACLVEAMPVPLRLGSASLTPAVLFSYVALDGREEAMLCAIAAAFVPAMRRHWDLETVFFNAGQYALSTFAMWWVLRQLVSLPLIRIDALAVGALLLSAAVFLVVNHAFVQIIQWLRGTLLWSAVWAALVTDLINLALCIPFALLVVMLDSTSAWLAPIMVLPLLMLAYMLRSHRQAMDLQEIHECLANLATEFDMRQIALEAAHLARRMTLADCVAVFVIDGRGCLVPAAVYPRSYEAEFSMEGWPESEGGVIWKTIHQRDHVIVPDVRKDSRVRFLGETPTFLSMAIFPMHAHQKAHGAIVCYAKRPKAFNHMHEYMDALANQVSVLLENAKLYQELQDRSFRDEATGLLNYRYFYEELSRRVQVSLRENRPVSVLIVDVDFFKRFNDTYGHLAGDVVLREVGRILERHAAPDGVAARYGGEEFAVLLWASAREAYEIAEAIRQDVSKLAVDFEGYHLQGITVSIGMATCPDHSESDRDLLVKADSAMYWGAKQRGRNRTAMYAPEFDTQLFVDPLTSLYTHHFVNIRVRDEMAHGTTCWGVICLDLVRFSEVNAAYGFEAGDEVLRQAGVVIRQVLRHSELACRYGGDEMLIIIPNVSELELAGICRRVTRAIEQHPFHVGENTLSVRVACGMEVYDVVQDGADLFNRIEELFARLHAPLHVSEPESPSHSV from the coding sequence ATGGCGGAAGGCATACCGCTCAAGCGACAAACCGTGTACAGTCTGATCGTCGGAATCTTCGGGTGTGGAACGGCGCTCGTGGGACTCCCGGAGCTCCGATCTGTGAATATCTGGTTTTTCATCGTCATGCTGGCGCTCGCCTGCCTGGTTGAGGCGATGCCGGTGCCGCTCCGGCTCGGATCCGCCAGTCTGACCCCGGCGGTCCTGTTCTCCTATGTGGCGCTCGACGGGCGAGAAGAGGCGATGTTGTGCGCCATTGCGGCCGCCTTTGTGCCTGCGATGAGGCGCCACTGGGATCTCGAGACTGTGTTTTTCAACGCCGGACAATATGCGCTCTCGACGTTCGCCATGTGGTGGGTGCTCCGTCAGCTCGTCTCCCTTCCTTTGATCCGCATCGACGCGCTCGCTGTGGGCGCTCTGCTTTTGTCTGCGGCGGTGTTTCTGGTCGTCAATCACGCGTTTGTGCAAATCATTCAGTGGCTGCGGGGAACGCTCCTCTGGTCAGCCGTGTGGGCTGCGCTCGTCACGGATCTCATCAACCTCGCGCTCTGCATTCCGTTCGCGCTGCTCGTCGTCATGCTGGATTCCACAAGCGCGTGGCTCGCGCCCATCATGGTGCTGCCGCTTCTCATGTTGGCCTACATGCTCCGTTCTCATCGGCAGGCCATGGACTTGCAGGAGATTCACGAGTGCCTCGCGAACCTTGCGACCGAGTTTGACATGCGGCAAATCGCCCTCGAAGCCGCGCATCTCGCCCGGAGGATGACGTTGGCCGACTGTGTCGCGGTGTTCGTCATCGATGGTCGCGGGTGTCTCGTCCCCGCCGCCGTCTACCCGCGTTCGTACGAGGCCGAGTTCTCCATGGAAGGCTGGCCGGAATCGGAGGGCGGCGTTATCTGGAAAACCATCCATCAGCGCGATCACGTCATTGTGCCGGATGTGCGCAAAGACTCGCGCGTGCGCTTCTTGGGAGAAACGCCGACCTTTTTGAGCATGGCCATCTTCCCCATGCATGCGCATCAGAAGGCGCACGGCGCGATTGTCTGCTACGCGAAGCGCCCAAAGGCGTTCAACCACATGCACGAGTACATGGACGCCTTGGCGAACCAGGTCTCCGTGCTGCTCGAGAATGCCAAGCTGTACCAGGAGCTTCAGGACCGGTCGTTCCGCGACGAAGCCACAGGGCTTTTGAATTACCGGTATTTCTACGAGGAGCTCTCTCGGCGCGTTCAGGTGTCGCTACGGGAGAATCGCCCGGTTTCCGTGCTGATTGTGGACGTGGACTTCTTCAAGCGATTCAACGACACGTACGGGCACCTGGCAGGAGATGTGGTGCTTCGCGAAGTCGGGCGCATCCTCGAGCGGCACGCTGCGCCAGACGGCGTGGCGGCGCGCTACGGCGGAGAAGAGTTCGCCGTGCTCCTGTGGGCCAGCGCACGCGAGGCGTACGAGATTGCGGAAGCCATCCGCCAGGATGTGTCGAAGCTCGCGGTGGACTTCGAAGGATATCATCTCCAAGGTATCACGGTCAGCATCGGCATGGCGACCTGCCCGGATCACAGCGAGTCGGATCGCGATCTTCTCGTCAAGGCAGACAGCGCCATGTACTGGGGCGCTAAACAGCGCGGGCGCAATCGAACCGCCATGTATGCCCCTGAATTCGACACGCAGTTGTTCGTCGATCCTCTGACGAGCCTGTACACTCATCACTTCGTGAACATTCGCGTCCGAGACGAGATGGCGCACGGCACGACGTGCTGGGGTGTCATTTGTCTCGATCTCGTCAGGTTCAGCGAGGTAAACGCCGCGTACGGGTTTGAAGCAGGGGACGAGGTGCTGCGCCAGGCCGGGGTCGTCATTCGTCAGGTGTTGCGACACTCCGAGCTGGCTTGCCGATATGGCGGAGACGAGATGCTCATCATCATCCCCAACGTCTCGGAATTGGAGCTCGCGGGTATTTGCCGTCGAGTCACGCGGGCCATTGAGCAACACCCCTTTCACGTTGGAGAGAACACGCTCTCCGTTCGCGTGGCCTGTGGTATGGAGGTCTACGATGTGGTCCAGGATGGCGCGGACCTGTTCAACCGGATTGAGGAACTGTTCGCGCGTCTTCACGCCCCTCTGCACGTGAGCGAGCCCGAATCCCCCTCGCACTCCGTCTAG
- a CDS encoding TIGR04086 family membrane protein — translation MSRWNEGHRFDVLRAIPVVYGTVWSLCVALCGTLVVFLMAHYGEWGPERITTAAYVIHCLAVLFGAIAAARQGQGRGWFHGGATGLLYAVIMVAIGLFVDNTFTFDASGLFRILLMSVIGAFGGVMGSAWVRS, via the coding sequence GTGTCGAGATGGAACGAAGGCCACCGATTCGACGTGCTCCGCGCCATCCCCGTCGTATATGGTACCGTCTGGAGCCTGTGCGTCGCCCTTTGCGGCACCCTCGTCGTCTTCTTGATGGCGCACTACGGCGAGTGGGGCCCCGAGCGGATCACAACGGCCGCGTACGTCATCCACTGCCTGGCCGTCCTGTTCGGCGCCATCGCGGCTGCGCGCCAAGGCCAGGGGCGTGGATGGTTTCACGGTGGGGCCACCGGCCTCCTCTACGCCGTCATCATGGTCGCCATCGGCCTCTTCGTCGATAACACGTTCACCTTCGACGCAAGCGGTCTCTTTCGCATCCTTCTCATGTCCGTCATCGGCGCATTTGGAGGAGTCATGGGCAGCGCGTGGGTTCGCTCGTAA
- the yajC gene encoding preprotein translocase subunit YajC, producing the protein MKGSSSILFLILLIVVFYVLILLPQRRQQKSRAEMMKKLGPGARVMTAAGLYGEIVAMQGDIAIVRIADGVDVEMDQRAIVRVVEEGRDVEHEEAVDEAEDRGLDHGGEATAEGHEGASDAEREFEEHRKEHGGV; encoded by the coding sequence TTGAAGGGTAGCAGCAGCATTCTGTTTTTGATTCTCCTGATTGTGGTGTTTTACGTGCTCATTTTGTTGCCGCAGCGGCGGCAGCAGAAGAGCCGCGCGGAGATGATGAAAAAACTGGGGCCCGGGGCGCGGGTCATGACGGCGGCGGGACTGTATGGCGAGATCGTCGCGATGCAGGGCGATATCGCCATCGTTCGCATCGCAGATGGCGTGGACGTGGAGATGGATCAGCGTGCCATCGTGCGCGTCGTAGAGGAAGGCCGTGATGTGGAACACGAGGAAGCCGTGGACGAGGCGGAGGACCGCGGGCTGGACCACGGTGGCGAGGCGACCGCTGAGGGTCATGAGGGCGCTTCGGACGCGGAGCGCGAGTTCGAGGAGCACCGCAAGGAGCACGGCGGGGTGTGA
- the tgt gene encoding tRNA guanosine(34) transglycosylase Tgt translates to MQVPVRYELLKRCSRTAARRGRLYTPHGVIDTPVFMPVGTQATVKTMAPWELEELGAGIILANTYHLHLRPGEDIVQRAGGLHGFMQWKGAILTDSGGFQVFSLASLRNISDEGVQFRSHIDGSPRFFSPETVMAIENALGADIIMQLDECPPYGATRSYLETSLRRTLAWAKRCKEAHARPEEQALFGIVQGGEHLDLRRQAVEALVELDLPGYAIGGLSVGEPKPLMYEILSHVAPLLPEEKPRYLMGVGSPDDLFEGVERGVDMFDCVLPTRIARNGTVFTSTGKVVMKHAQYRDDFRPIDPSCSCRVCRTFSRAYIRHLLKAEEILGVRLTTYHNVHFLLNLMREIRKSIEEDRFLAFKREFYNRYGYTSEREGV, encoded by the coding sequence TTGCAGGTACCAGTGAGGTATGAACTCCTCAAGCGGTGTTCCCGCACGGCGGCGCGGAGGGGGCGGCTCTACACGCCGCACGGCGTGATCGACACCCCGGTGTTCATGCCGGTCGGGACGCAGGCCACGGTGAAGACGATGGCGCCGTGGGAACTGGAGGAACTCGGCGCGGGCATCATCCTGGCGAACACGTACCACCTTCACCTTCGCCCGGGCGAGGACATCGTGCAGCGCGCCGGAGGACTGCACGGGTTCATGCAGTGGAAGGGCGCCATCCTCACGGACAGCGGCGGGTTTCAGGTGTTCAGCCTCGCGAGCCTGCGGAACATCAGCGACGAGGGCGTTCAATTCCGGTCCCACATCGATGGCAGCCCGCGCTTCTTTTCCCCCGAGACGGTCATGGCCATCGAAAACGCGCTGGGGGCAGACATCATCATGCAGCTCGACGAGTGTCCGCCCTACGGCGCGACGAGATCGTATTTGGAGACATCGCTTCGGCGGACCCTCGCGTGGGCTAAGCGGTGCAAGGAGGCGCACGCGCGCCCGGAGGAGCAGGCGCTGTTTGGGATTGTGCAAGGCGGAGAGCACTTGGATCTCCGGCGGCAAGCCGTGGAGGCGTTGGTGGAGCTCGACCTGCCCGGCTACGCCATCGGCGGGCTCAGCGTGGGCGAGCCGAAGCCGCTCATGTACGAGATCCTGTCGCACGTGGCGCCGCTCTTGCCCGAAGAGAAGCCCAGGTATCTGATGGGCGTGGGCAGCCCGGACGATCTGTTCGAGGGCGTGGAGCGGGGCGTGGACATGTTTGACTGCGTCCTTCCGACGCGTATCGCGCGCAATGGAACGGTGTTCACTTCGACGGGCAAGGTGGTGATGAAGCACGCCCAGTATCGGGATGATTTTCGTCCTATCGATCCGTCCTGCTCCTGCCGGGTGTGTCGTACATTTTCGCGCGCATACATTAGGCACCTCCTGAAGGCGGAAGAAATTCTCGGCGTGCGGCTGACCACGTATCACAACGTGCACTTTTTGCTCAACCTGATGAGGGAAATCAGAAAGTCCATCGAGGAGGACAGGTTTTTGGCGTTCAAGCGCGAATTCTACAATAGGTACGGCTATACATCTGAGCGAGAGGGCGTGTGA
- the queA gene encoding tRNA preQ1(34) S-adenosylmethionine ribosyltransferase-isomerase QueA translates to MRVEDFDYELPEHLIAQQPLPERDQSRLLVVDPVDRVVRHRIFAEIVEELNPGDVLVMNDSRVLPARLHAFKPDTGGHVELLLVRPVDDQPNTWQCLARPAKRVRAGHRLVVGEGDGRVEMEVVGEEDEGIRLVRFHTNESVIDVAHRLGEMPLPPYIHEKLEDQERYQTVYAKRVGSVAAPTAGLHFTERLLQKLRDKGVQLCHVTLHVGIGTFRPVQVENVEEHRMHSEWYEVSPETAEMVNQAKSEGRPVIAVGTTALRTLEAAGQSGVLEAKQGETDIFIYPGFKFHIMDGLITNFHLPKSTLFMLVCAIMGTDYAKAVYREAVERSYRFFSFGDAMFIKRRADVAGTSEV, encoded by the coding sequence GTGCGCGTCGAGGACTTCGATTATGAACTTCCTGAACATCTGATTGCGCAACAACCGCTGCCAGAGCGCGACCAATCCCGGCTGCTCGTGGTCGATCCGGTGGATCGCGTCGTTCGACACCGCATCTTCGCTGAAATTGTCGAGGAGTTGAATCCGGGCGACGTCCTGGTGATGAACGACTCGCGCGTTCTGCCCGCGCGCTTGCACGCGTTCAAGCCCGACACGGGCGGGCACGTCGAGCTTTTGTTGGTTCGTCCGGTCGACGATCAACCGAACACCTGGCAATGCCTGGCCCGCCCCGCGAAGCGGGTTCGCGCCGGCCACCGACTGGTGGTCGGCGAAGGCGACGGGCGCGTCGAGATGGAGGTCGTGGGCGAGGAGGACGAGGGCATACGGCTCGTGCGGTTCCACACGAATGAGTCCGTGATCGACGTGGCGCATCGGCTGGGTGAAATGCCCCTTCCGCCTTACATTCATGAAAAACTGGAAGACCAAGAGCGGTACCAGACCGTGTACGCGAAACGCGTGGGATCGGTCGCCGCGCCCACCGCGGGCCTCCATTTCACGGAGCGACTGCTGCAGAAGCTTCGGGACAAGGGCGTGCAGTTGTGCCATGTCACCCTGCACGTGGGGATCGGGACGTTCCGCCCGGTGCAGGTGGAGAACGTGGAAGAACACCGCATGCACAGCGAATGGTACGAAGTCAGCCCGGAGACGGCCGAGATGGTCAACCAAGCCAAGTCCGAAGGCAGGCCGGTCATCGCGGTCGGCACCACGGCGCTCCGGACGCTCGAGGCGGCGGGTCAGTCGGGCGTGCTGGAGGCGAAGCAGGGGGAGACCGACATCTTCATTTATCCGGGCTTCAAGTTCCACATCATGGACGGGCTCATTACCAACTTCCACCTGCCGAAGTCGACGCTGTTCATGCTGGTGTGCGCCATCATGGGCACGGACTACGCCAAGGCCGTGTATCGCGAGGCCGTCGAGCGCTCGTATCGATTCTTTAGCTTTGGCGACGCGATGTTCATCAAGAGGAGGGCGGACGTTGCAGGTACCAGTGAGGTATGA
- a CDS encoding anti-sigma factor domain-containing protein → MSVRVRGRAVVVELQGDRAILLTDDGAFVKMAARPGMSVGDVIDVSVRGRAGGGWLRAWARRRVALGAVAACALCAAIGGGALSMAGWGARPHALVSVDANAEWSLAVDQNMRVVSASAYNAVGQSVLEHVRVKGKPLADAVRSLVGELAVEGQMPRNDSVVVATTSLDGDDAGSDIDRAVMSAIQGATQGEGNVYSMALSPTVWNQALANHVAPAQYASYLLAQEVGVHVHLSDLSSANVQTVVAQAHDLHTALEGLNTGNYDEVASIVEAALSQPLNSRSEPRYNG, encoded by the coding sequence ATGAGTGTGCGAGTCCGGGGTCGCGCCGTCGTGGTGGAGCTCCAGGGCGATCGCGCCATTTTGCTCACGGACGACGGAGCCTTTGTGAAGATGGCCGCGAGGCCCGGCATGTCGGTCGGGGACGTGATCGACGTGAGCGTCCGTGGACGGGCCGGCGGCGGGTGGCTGCGCGCTTGGGCCAGACGCCGTGTGGCGCTTGGGGCCGTTGCGGCCTGCGCCCTCTGCGCCGCGATCGGAGGGGGCGCCCTGTCCATGGCCGGGTGGGGCGCGCGGCCCCACGCGCTCGTGTCGGTCGATGCCAATGCCGAGTGGAGCCTTGCCGTCGACCAAAACATGCGCGTGGTGTCCGCGAGCGCGTACAACGCGGTGGGCCAGTCCGTCCTCGAGCACGTGCGCGTGAAGGGCAAACCGCTCGCGGACGCGGTCCGATCGCTCGTCGGTGAGCTCGCGGTCGAGGGGCAGATGCCGCGAAACGACAGCGTCGTGGTGGCCACCACCTCCCTCGACGGCGACGACGCCGGCTCGGATATCGATCGCGCCGTGATGAGCGCCATTCAGGGCGCGACGCAGGGCGAGGGCAACGTGTACAGCATGGCCTTGTCGCCGACCGTGTGGAACCAAGCGCTGGCGAATCACGTGGCACCTGCACAGTACGCGAGCTATCTTCTTGCGCAAGAGGTGGGCGTTCACGTCCATCTGAGCGATCTGAGTTCGGCCAACGTCCAGACCGTGGTGGCGCAGGCGCACGATCTTCACACGGCGCTCGAGGGATTGAACACGGGCAACTATGACGAAGTCGCGAGCATCGTGGAAGCGGCCCTGAGCCAGCCTTTGAATTCCCGCAGCGAGCCTCGGTATAATGGGTGA